A genomic window from Leptolyngbya sp. BL0902 includes:
- a CDS encoding nuclease gives MVERAIVLDTGPIRLITNPKLSSYGIACNQWLQAHLNAGTRIIVPEIADYEVRRELLRANKLKGLARLDSLCERVEYLPLTTAAMRQAAALWAQARQQGQPTAGDKTIDGDMILIAQAQTITVSSVVIATTNVGHLSRFIAAEQWQNILA, from the coding sequence ATGGTAGAACGGGCCATTGTCTTGGATACCGGGCCAATCAGGTTGATCACGAATCCAAAGCTTTCGTCCTATGGCATCGCCTGTAATCAGTGGCTTCAGGCTCATCTGAATGCGGGTACTCGCATCATTGTTCCTGAAATTGCGGATTACGAAGTTCGGCGGGAATTGTTACGAGCCAATAAGCTGAAGGGACTCGCTAGGCTGGATAGCTTGTGTGAGCGGGTTGAGTATTTGCCCCTTACCACCGCTGCTATGCGTCAGGCGGCGGCATTATGGGCGCAGGCACGGCAGCAGGGACAGCCCACCGCAGGCGATAAAACCATTGACGGTGATATGATCCTCATTGCCCAGGCCCAAACGATAACGGTATCCTCGGTGGTCATTGCCACAACTAATGTGGGACATCTATCTAGATTTATTGCGGCAGAGCAATGGCAAAACATCCTGGCGTAG
- a CDS encoding DUF5615 family PIN-like protein, which produces MPSPKLHLDADTSIKALHSTLVARGHDVTRTPNPWMPEDASDKAQLLQATAQGRCIFTFNVKDFLALAVQYPEHSGIILAAQSSWSLANLIHALDRLLQETTADTWLGQVGWLNQWRS; this is translated from the coding sequence ATGCCTAGCCCAAAACTGCACTTGGATGCAGATACCTCCATCAAAGCCCTGCATTCAACCTTGGTGGCCCGTGGACATGATGTTACCCGAACCCCCAACCCCTGGATGCCGGAAGACGCCAGCGATAAAGCCCAGCTTCTGCAAGCGACAGCCCAGGGCCGATGTATTTTTACCTTTAATGTGAAGGATTTTCTGGCGCTGGCGGTGCAATATCCCGAACATAGCGGTATCATCCTGGCGGCTCAGAGTAGCTGGAGCTTGGCTAATTTGATCCACGCCCTGGATCGCTTGTTGCAGGAGACTACGGCGGATACTTGGCTGGGGCAAGTTGGCTGGTTAAACCAATGGCGATCCTGA
- a CDS encoding DUF433 domain-containing protein codes for MTLTLDLPPELEQYLTKEASQHGLSVEAMTLKLLAKVLHQATDPAFPNVVYRQGASGQPVPVVAGTGIRVQTLAIALHQWGLTKEQLAEEYSLSIPQIEDALAFYAANQVEIEGAMVLEAAIEASHA; via the coding sequence ATGACCTTAACCCTCGATCTGCCCCCCGAATTAGAGCAATACTTGACGAAAGAAGCCTCGCAACACGGGCTATCGGTTGAAGCCATGACCCTTAAGCTTTTGGCGAAAGTCTTACATCAGGCTACCGATCCGGCATTCCCCAACGTGGTCTATCGCCAGGGAGCCAGCGGTCAGCCTGTGCCAGTGGTCGCGGGTACGGGTATTCGGGTACAAACCCTCGCCATTGCCCTCCACCAGTGGGGCCTCACCAAGGAACAACTGGCAGAAGAATACAGCCTGAGTATTCCTCAAATTGAGGATGCCCTCGCCTTCTATGCGGCAAACCAAGTCGAGATAGAGGGTGCGATGGTACTAGAGGCTGCAATCGAGGCCTCCCATGCCTAG
- a CDS encoding type II toxin-antitoxin system RelE family toxin, protein MYDVLLHPDAAKTYANADKALAKKIARCLQQLEQTPRFHPNIKALKGEYAGYYRYRIGDYRVIYSVNDDIVQVFVIAIAHRSEAYEP, encoded by the coding sequence ATGTATGACGTTCTCCTTCACCCAGATGCCGCAAAAACCTATGCCAATGCAGATAAAGCCCTAGCCAAGAAAATTGCTCGATGTTTGCAGCAGCTAGAGCAAACTCCCCGGTTTCACCCCAACATCAAAGCTCTCAAAGGCGAGTACGCAGGCTACTATCGTTATCGAATTGGCGACTACCGAGTCATTTACTCCGTGAACGATGATATAGTGCAGGTCTTCGTCATAGCCATCGCCCACCGCAGCGAAGCCTATGAACCATAA